The genomic region GGGGGCTGGACGCCGCCGACGCCGGCTGCAAGTCCGCCGCCGCCGAGCTGGTCCTGGCCCGTCCCTTCTGCGCCGGCAAGTTCGCCGCCCTCTGGAGCGGCGAGGTCGCCGCCGTCCGCGCCGCCCTGACCGCCGGAGCCCGCGTCGGCGCCCACCTCGTCGTCGGCGAGTGCCTGCTGCCCGCCGTCCACCCCGACCTGCTCCCCGCCCTGGGCGATTTCAACCCCCTGCCGCCGAGAGCCGCCCTGGGCGTCGTCGAGGCCTTCAACATCGCCGGCACCCTGCGCGCCGCCGACGCCGCCGCCAAGGCCGCCCCGGTGACCCTGGTCGAAGTCCGCGTCGCCGTCGGCCTCGGCGGCCGGGGCTACTTCCTCGTCGCCGGGGAAACCGCCGCCGCCCGCCAGGCCCTCGAAACCGCCGCCGCCCACCTGAAAAGCGACGGCCTGCTGGTCGACGCCCGGCTGATCCCCGCCCCCCACCCCGACCTCGTCCGCCGCCTCGAACTGCGCCCCGGGAACGACGTATCGTGAGCCCCAAAACCCTCGCCCAGCGACTCAAGTTACTTCATCGACGCTATCTGCGCCGGGCCGCCGCCTGGTGCTGGGAACGCCTCAAGAACCTCGGACGCTTCCTGCGCGACGTCGGCGAACGGCACATCAAGACCCACAACGGCCCCCTGACCGCCGCCGGCATCGCCTTCTACCTCGGGGTCACCCTCGTCCCCCTGGTGCTGCTGGGCTCCAGCGCCGCCGGTTACATCCTCGGCTCCGACGAGCGCGCCGTCGAGGCCGTCACCGACACCGTCGTCCGCTTGATCCCCCACGGCGAGGTGCTGATCCGCGGCCTCCTCGAACGCACCGTCGCCAACCGCGCCGAGGTCGGCATCATCGGCCTGGTCGCCATGCTGTGGATCACCAGCGGGGTGACCAGCGCCCTGCGCCGGGGCATCGACAACATCTGGGGCGGCGTGGCCCGCAAACGCCGCTGGTGGGAAGGCCCCCTGATAGCCCTGGCCATGCTCATCGGCATCCTGGTCTTCTTCCTCGGCGGAACCTGGCTGACCGGTCTGTTCGCCCACGTGGCCACCACCGACTGGACGCTGTGGGGCATGGAGCTGGCCGCCGTCAAGGGACTGGCCCGCCTGGTGATGGTCCTGGCCCCCTTCCTGCTGTCCCTGCTGTTCTTCTTCCTCGTCTACCGCCTGGTCCCCACCACCCTCGTGCGCAGCCGCTCGGCCCTCGTCGGCGCCGGCGTCGCCGCCGTCGGCTTCGAAGGCGCCAAGCTGCTGTTCAGCTTCTACATCGCCCACATCACCCGGCCCGCCCTCTACTACGGCGTGCTGGCCGGACTGGTGGTCGTCTTCCTCTGGGCCTACTACGCCGCCCACATCCTCCTCGTCGGCGCCGAAGTCGCTCGACGCTTCGACGAAGGACCGCCGGAAAAAAAATAACAGCGCCACCGACTAGAACCGCCGCGGCGGACCTTTGAAAACACCCCCCCTACGGCGCGCAATCCACCCCCCGCCGCCGAAGGTGGCACGGTTTTTGCGGAGGCGCGACGTTATCATCGTCATTAACGTCGGTCGAGATGCAAAAACCGTGCCACCTTCGGCGGGGCCAAAGCAAGCGTCGCCGGTTCGCCGGAACCGTTTTCAAAGGTCCGCCGCTAGACCGAGCCAACCCGGAGTCATCGATGAGCCGAACACCAGAGAAGTTCGCCGCCGAGCGGGAGCGTTTGACGCGATTGCTGCTCGAGCACGGCGGACGGGTCACCAAGCGTTTCATCAACCTTGACGGGGCCGCCTATCGCGCTGGTGCGCTGAGCGCGGGCTTCAAGGAACTCCTCGGCCTGACGGCGTCGGCGGTGTTGCGTTGCGACGACTGCATCGCCTACCATCTCGGACGCTGCCGTGAGGAGGGTTTGTCGACGGCGGTGATCGTCGAGGCCCTCGAGGTGGCTCTGGTGGTGGGGGGGTCGATCGTCATCCCCCACTACCGGCGAGCGCTGGAGTATTGGGAACGTCTCGGGGGGTCTGAAGCGTAAGCTGAATATGCATCCGGGTTACTATTATCTGGGTTGCATTTAACAGCCGCATATCGTAACATCCGTCTTTATCCGACCGTGTGCGCGTTAATCGCGATTGTGACGGTACGCATTCCGTAACGTCACCGACGGTCGACAGTAAAGATGAAGCGGCCGCGTCCACGACCGCTTCATCCTTCAAAGTGGTTAATCTACCCTTCCTATCGACCGATTCTCCCCCCCAACGGGCGGAGTGGTCTACAAGCAATCCGGAGTATACAGATGGGTAACCTCACCGCTCGCTCCGGCGAGTGGTCCGTGACCCCGGTGGGTCGGACCGCACTGGAGCAGTCGCTGTCGCGTGAACTCAAGCTCAATCTCTCGATCGTCAACCTCGTCTTCCAGCCCGGCGAGACCTGGTCGACCACGGCGGCCCACGGGATGGATTTCGGTTTCCACCCCCGCCGGGCCCACCTGCGCACCCGCCTCGGCCGGGAGGGCGAACGCCAGATCGACCTGTTCTTCAAGATCCCTTGGGACAAGGAAGTCGAGAGCTACATCCTCGGCCGCCGCCTGGGGCTGCGTCACCAGCCCCGCTTGGTGACCACCGCCGTCGAGCTCAGCTCGCCGGTGGGGGAGAACTATCAGGCGATGGTCTACTTCTACCACCCCGGGGAATCCCTGGCCGCCACGCCGCCCAACGGCGAGGATTGGCGGTTGCCCGACGGCCTGCTCGACGACATCGCCAACCTCCACGCTTCGACCTGCGACGCCGCCGACAGCTACGTTCAGCGCGGCTACCCCGTCGAGACCGCGGCCGACTTCAAGAAGCGCTGCGCCCTGCTGGAGGTCGACGGCTTCTTCAGCCTGCCCTACCTCGAACAGCGTCGCGGCGAGCTGGAGCCCCTGCTGGGGCGGGCTGTCAGCCGTCTCGACGAGGCGGTCGATCAAGCCTTCGCCAGCGGGACCACCGTCGTCCACGGCGATTTGACGCCCTACAACGTCATCATCGGCGCCGACGATGAGCCCAACCTCATCGTCGACTGGGGCGACTTCGGCGTCATCTGCCCCACCGCGGACCTCGCACCCTGCCTGGCCTGGGATCAACTCGAGACCTACCGGGAACTGGCCAAGGGCCACAACCCGCGCTGGGAACCCCCCGGCGAGAGCGATCTGGCAGCCATGCGGTTGATCCACGCCTGCGAGAACCTGGCCCGGGCCGCCCGGGGCTGGCGGGAACAGGCTCCCTGGCTATTCGAGCGCGAAACCGAGGACGATCAACTTCAGCATTGGCTCGAGCGTATCGAAGACGCCCTCGAACGCCTGGAGTGATCGAACCGGCTAGATAATCCGGGTCCGGCCGCGGCCGGACCCTTCGCCGTACCGGCGGGCTGTGGTAAAATCGGCCCGCCCTATTCATCACTACTGGAGAAGCGATGCGCAACGTCGCCCTAAGCGAGCTGACCGAAACCGTCCGCCGTCTGTGTCTGGAGGCCAACTACCGCTTGCCCGGCGATGTCGAGCGCGCCCTGACCGAGGCCCGCGCCGTCGAGACCTCGCCGGTGGGACGCGAGGTCCTCGACGTGATCATCGACAACAGCCGCATCGCCCGCGAAGAGGAAGTGCCCCTCTGCCAGGATACCGGCTTCACCGTCGTCTGGTTGGCGATCGGCACCGAGGTCCATTTCGACGGCGATCCCGTCGCCGCGGTACACGAGGGCGTCCGCCGCGGCTACGCCGAGGGCTACCTGCGCAAGTCCATCGTCGCCGATCCCTTCCGCCGGAAAAACACCGGCGACAACACCCCGGCCGTCGTCCACCTCAACCTGGTCCCCGGCGACGACGTCGAGGTCCTCGTCGAGCCCAAGGGCGGCGGCTGCGAGAACATGAGCCGTATCGCCATGCTCAAGCCCGCCGACGGCGTCGAGGGTGCCCGGGAGTTCGTCCTGCGCACCATCGACGAGGCCGGACCCAACCCCTGTCCACCGACGATCATCGGCGTCGGCGTCGGCGGAACCTTCGAGCTGGCCGCCCTGCTGGCCAAGCACGCCACGGTGCGCCCCGTCGGTCAGTATCACCCCGACCCCTTCTACGCCGAGCTGGAGAAGAGCTGGCTCGAAGACGTCAACAAGCTGGGCATCGGACCCCAGGGCCTGGGCGGCCGCACCACCGCCCTCTGGCTGGCCGTCGAACCCCACCCCTGCCACATCGCCAGCCTGCCCGTCGCCGTCAACGTCCAGTGCCACTCGGCGCGCAGCAAGGCGTCCAAACTGTAATCCAGGCTCGGTATCGCTCGTTGCATAACAAAACCTCCCCCGCCGGGGGAGGTTTATTGTCACCCGTGGCACGGATGATAAAGACGAGATCGCCGATCGGCGGCCGCTGAAAACAGCCGGGACGCACCCAACGGCGACGTTCACAACGCAGCCGGCGGAACCGGCACGGTTTTTGCAGCTCGGCAACCGTTAGGGCGACGATAACGGTTCGCCTCCGCAAAAACCGTGCCGGTTCCGC from Candidatus Coatesbacteria bacterium harbors:
- a CDS encoding fumarate hydratase; the encoded protein is MRNVALSELTETVRRLCLEANYRLPGDVERALTEARAVETSPVGREVLDVIIDNSRIAREEEVPLCQDTGFTVVWLAIGTEVHFDGDPVAAVHEGVRRGYAEGYLRKSIVADPFRRKNTGDNTPAVVHLNLVPGDDVEVLVEPKGGGCENMSRIAMLKPADGVEGAREFVLRTIDEAGPNPCPPTIIGVGVGGTFELAALLAKHATVRPVGQYHPDPFYAELEKSWLEDVNKLGIGPQGLGGRTTALWLAVEPHPCHIASLPVAVNVQCHSARSKASKL
- a CDS encoding phosphotransferase; the encoded protein is MKRPRPRPLHPSKWLIYPSYRPILPPNGRSGLQAIRSIQMGNLTARSGEWSVTPVGRTALEQSLSRELKLNLSIVNLVFQPGETWSTTAAHGMDFGFHPRRAHLRTRLGREGERQIDLFFKIPWDKEVESYILGRRLGLRHQPRLVTTAVELSSPVGENYQAMVYFYHPGESLAATPPNGEDWRLPDGLLDDIANLHASTCDAADSYVQRGYPVETAADFKKRCALLEVDGFFSLPYLEQRRGELEPLLGRAVSRLDEAVDQAFASGTTVVHGDLTPYNVIIGADDEPNLIVDWGDFGVICPTADLAPCLAWDQLETYRELAKGHNPRWEPPGESDLAAMRLIHACENLARAARGWREQAPWLFERETEDDQLQHWLERIEDALERLE
- a CDS encoding YihY family inner membrane protein, with the protein product MPAARRPPRPAPRPGRFQPPAAESRPGRRRGLQHRRHPARRRRRRQGRPGDPGRSPRRRRPRRPGLLPRRRGNRRRPPGPRNRRRPPEKRRPAGRRPADPRPPPRPRPPPRTAPRERRIVSPKTLAQRLKLLHRRYLRRAAAWCWERLKNLGRFLRDVGERHIKTHNGPLTAAGIAFYLGVTLVPLVLLGSSAAGYILGSDERAVEAVTDTVVRLIPHGEVLIRGLLERTVANRAEVGIIGLVAMLWITSGVTSALRRGIDNIWGGVARKRRWWEGPLIALAMLIGILVFFLGGTWLTGLFAHVATTDWTLWGMELAAVKGLARLVMVLAPFLLSLLFFFLVYRLVPTTLVRSRSALVGAGVAAVGFEGAKLLFSFYIAHITRPALYYGVLAGLVVVFLWAYYAAHILLVGAEVARRFDEGPPEKK
- a CDS encoding BMC domain-containing protein; this encodes MTTAVGLLELYSVARGLDAADAGCKSAAAELVLARPFCAGKFAALWSGEVAAVRAALTAGARVGAHLVVGECLLPAVHPDLLPALGDFNPLPPRAALGVVEAFNIAGTLRAADAAAKAAPVTLVEVRVAVGLGGRGYFLVAGETAAARQALETAAAHLKSDGLLVDARLIPAPHPDLVRRLELRPGNDVS
- a CDS encoding carboxymuconolactone decarboxylase family protein — translated: MSRTPEKFAAERERLTRLLLEHGGRVTKRFINLDGAAYRAGALSAGFKELLGLTASAVLRCDDCIAYHLGRCREEGLSTAVIVEALEVALVVGGSIVIPHYRRALEYWERLGGSEA